Proteins from a single region of Dehalococcoidia bacterium:
- a CDS encoding aminotransferase class V-fold PLP-dependent enzyme, with product MTQNGKHFLQIPGPTNVPDSVLRAISYPTIDHRGPEFSNMTKNIIEGLKEVVKGKESTPIIFPSSGTGAWEASLVNILSEGDRILMFETGHFSTLWKTMAEKLGFRVDYISGDWRSGVDAEKIADVIKKDKDHNIKAICMVHNETSTGVTSKIPSIIKMIKSLRHPAIIMVDTISSLGSIDYSHDEWNVDVTIAGSQKGLMLPPGIAFNFVSEKAIEASKSNNYKRSFWDWNEMITNNINGFFPYTPSTNILFGLEEALKLLKKEGLDNVFKRHERHANATRLAVKNWGLELLPLNEDEYSNSLTSIIFKEGVNADFIRKIILEKFNTSLGTGLGKWSGRIIRIGHLGDFNDPMLLGTLSSVEMGLSLGEIDYNSGGVKSAMNYLEKN from the coding sequence ATGACACAAAACGGGAAGCATTTCCTTCAAATTCCTGGGCCTACGAATGTTCCAGATAGTGTTTTAAGGGCAATAAGTTATCCAACTATTGATCACAGAGGTCCTGAATTTTCAAATATGACTAAAAATATTATCGAAGGATTAAAGGAAGTTGTAAAAGGAAAAGAATCAACTCCTATAATTTTTCCATCATCAGGTACTGGTGCTTGGGAAGCTTCTTTGGTAAATATACTTTCAGAAGGTGATAGAATACTGATGTTTGAGACTGGTCACTTTTCTACATTATGGAAAACTATGGCTGAAAAATTAGGATTTAGAGTTGACTATATTAGTGGAGATTGGAGATCAGGGGTTGATGCTGAAAAAATTGCTGATGTTATAAAAAAAGATAAAGATCACAATATTAAAGCTATCTGTATGGTTCATAATGAGACCTCTACTGGAGTAACTTCAAAAATCCCAAGTATAATAAAAATGATTAAGTCTCTCAGGCATCCAGCCATAATAATGGTAGACACAATTTCTTCGCTTGGCTCTATTGATTATTCTCATGATGAATGGAATGTAGATGTTACCATAGCAGGATCTCAAAAAGGCTTAATGTTACCGCCTGGTATAGCATTTAATTTTGTTAGTGAGAAAGCTATAGAAGCTTCTAAGTCTAATAATTACAAAAGATCCTTTTGGGATTGGAATGAAATGATCACTAATAATATTAATGGATTTTTCCCTTATACACCTTCAACTAATATTCTTTTTGGCTTAGAAGAAGCGTTGAAATTATTAAAAAAAGAAGGACTTGATAATGTTTTTAAAAGACATGAAAGGCATGCAAATGCAACTAGGCTTGCTGTAAAAAATTGGGGATTAGAATTACTTCCATTAAACGAGGATGAATACTCAAATTCATTAACAAGTATTATCTTTAAAGAAGGAGTTAATGCTGACTTTATAAGAAAAATTATTCTAGAGAAATTCAATACATCTTTAGGCACAGGATTGGGGAAATGGTCAGGAAGAATAATCAGAATAGGCCATTTAGGAGACTTTAATGATCCTATGTTATTGGGAACATTAAGTTCCGTTGAGATGGGATTATCACTAGGAGAAATAGACTATAATTCTGGAGGCGTTAAGTCTGCGATGAATTATTTAGAGAAAAACTAA
- a CDS encoding aldo/keto reductase, translated as MNYRNLGNSGILVSEIGLGTNNFGRKLNYKESEIIIKSTLDHGINLLDTADMYSNGLSEEYIGKATKENRDQYIIASKGGMNPMPSPTDTKVAQRVNEGPNKSGLSSVHIKRSVDESLKRLQTDYIDLYQTHIFDPFTRQEETLKALDDLVTQGKIRYIGCSNYMAFELVEGIHISRKYGWAEFATIQPEFSMFEREPESELIHACDKYNVGILPYFPLASGFLTGKYKRDLIPEDGRLAGGNTAWSEKWLNDENFEIIENLELWANNKGITMVQLAFAWLLSKRSVSSVIAGATKVEQVKSNSEASGVELSNNDLEEIDKILPQTNKAGVGNLPRRIQNTP; from the coding sequence ATGAATTATAGGAATTTAGGAAACTCAGGAATTTTAGTTTCTGAAATTGGCCTTGGGACTAATAATTTTGGAAGAAAATTAAATTACAAAGAGTCTGAGATAATCATTAAATCAACTTTGGATCATGGTATAAATTTATTAGACACTGCCGACATGTATTCTAATGGTCTTTCTGAAGAATACATTGGAAAAGCAACTAAAGAAAATAGAGATCAATATATTATTGCATCAAAAGGTGGTATGAATCCCATGCCTTCTCCTACTGATACAAAAGTAGCTCAAAGAGTAAATGAAGGCCCAAATAAATCTGGGTTATCATCAGTGCATATAAAAAGATCCGTAGATGAAAGCTTAAAAAGATTACAGACTGACTATATAGACTTATATCAAACTCATATTTTTGATCCTTTCACCAGACAAGAAGAAACTCTAAAAGCATTAGATGATTTAGTTACTCAAGGTAAAATTCGATATATTGGATGCTCTAATTATATGGCTTTTGAATTAGTCGAAGGAATTCATATTTCAAGAAAATATGGATGGGCTGAATTTGCAACTATTCAACCTGAGTTTTCTATGTTCGAAAGAGAACCAGAATCTGAACTCATACATGCATGTGATAAATATAATGTTGGAATACTCCCCTACTTTCCTCTTGCATCAGGTTTTCTTACAGGAAAATATAAAAGAGATCTTATACCAGAGGATGGTAGATTAGCTGGTGGAAATACTGCATGGAGTGAAAAATGGCTAAATGATGAAAATTTTGAAATTATAGAAAACTTAGAACTTTGGGCTAATAATAAAGGAATTACTATGGTTCAGCTAGCATTTGCTTGGCTTTTATCAAAAAGATCAGTAAGTTCTGTTATAGCTGGAGCTACTAAGGTTGAACAAGTTAAATCCAATTCTGAAGCTTCAGGAGTAGAATTATCCAATAACGATCTAGAAGAAATTGATAAAATTTTGCCTCAAACAAATAAAGCTGGCGTTGGTAATTTACCTAGAAGAATTCAGAATACTCCTTAG